Proteins from a genomic interval of Streptomyces fodineus:
- a CDS encoding DUF6049 family protein, which produces MAEAADFQGTPASPARRWLRRAGALLAGAPLLAGLLQLPAAAPAQAASSDPVSVSLDSLTPSAPTDGDTLTVSGTVTNNGKQTVTGAHVGLRVGPMLDTRSAIDTVAQHSDDLQGGTGSEVGGKYVEKFAKLSPGVAEHFSISVPMDKLDLGGDGVYEFGVSLSGQTAAQPWDQVLGIQRTFLPWQPSEADTKTKTTYLWPLISKVHMTARTGAGELQTPVFLDDDLAKELAPGGRLDQMVDLGKDLDVTWVIDPDLLASVDAMATGNYRLPGNGGTSSPGPKDHQVLAKQWLANLQQAVEGKEVVALPFGDPDLASLAHNGTSVTGSLSHLKDATDVAATTVKTVLHVTPSTDFAWPVEGAVDPAIMKVATSAGADRVIARSDSLQETAGLPYTPSAARPVGGGTTAVVSDARLSTAFEGDLTKADSTTLAVQKFLAQSLEVNAQTDKQRSIVVAPQRMPTASQAQAMAEALKALQGGNWSQSQDLGAAAKDKPDPDATTRIPWGSAYPSSLRSRELPRAAFEQVARTHDKLNSFQVILSDQSRVVTPFGRAINREMSTSWRDRSGEAGSFRDGVEQWLDELADQVKLIDKSETKLSGRSATIPVTVQNNLVQPVGHLVLRLTSTMPTRLKIGDKAYSEQPVDLSGGHSQSVKFTTSANANGRVTVIAQLYTEDGQKYGDAVTFDVKVTEITPTVMLVIGGGVLLLVLAGFRMYTQRKRAAARQTEDDGPDAAEESAETPGNPDAPAERLPGEPEEPEESGFPSGADDPEHPSDPAPDTAPESADPSGTGERVDR; this is translated from the coding sequence GTGGCCGAGGCGGCTGACTTCCAGGGGACCCCTGCCTCACCTGCCCGCCGGTGGCTACGACGCGCCGGCGCGCTGCTCGCTGGTGCGCCGCTGCTGGCCGGGCTGCTCCAGCTGCCCGCCGCGGCGCCCGCCCAGGCCGCCTCCTCGGACCCGGTGTCCGTCTCCCTGGACTCGCTCACCCCCAGCGCCCCCACGGACGGGGACACGCTGACCGTGTCCGGCACGGTGACCAACAACGGCAAGCAGACCGTCACCGGCGCCCACGTGGGCCTGCGCGTGGGCCCCATGCTGGACACCCGCTCGGCGATCGACACCGTCGCCCAGCACTCCGACGACCTGCAGGGCGGTACCGGCTCCGAGGTCGGCGGCAAGTACGTGGAGAAGTTCGCCAAGCTGTCACCAGGGGTCGCGGAGCACTTCAGCATCTCCGTGCCGATGGACAAGCTCGACCTCGGCGGCGACGGCGTCTACGAGTTCGGTGTCTCCCTCTCCGGCCAGACCGCCGCGCAGCCCTGGGACCAGGTGCTCGGCATCCAGCGGACGTTCCTGCCGTGGCAGCCGTCCGAGGCCGACACCAAGACGAAGACCACATACCTGTGGCCGCTGATCTCCAAGGTCCACATGACGGCCAGGACCGGCGCCGGGGAACTCCAGACGCCGGTGTTCCTCGACGACGATCTGGCCAAGGAGCTCGCACCGGGCGGCCGCCTGGACCAGATGGTGGACCTGGGCAAGGATCTCGACGTCACCTGGGTGATAGACCCGGACCTGCTGGCCTCGGTGGACGCGATGGCCACCGGCAACTACCGGCTGCCGGGCAACGGCGGCACCAGCTCGCCCGGCCCGAAGGATCACCAGGTGCTCGCCAAGCAGTGGCTGGCGAACCTGCAGCAGGCGGTGGAGGGCAAGGAGGTCGTCGCACTGCCCTTCGGCGACCCGGACCTGGCATCCCTCGCGCACAACGGCACCAGCGTCACCGGCTCGCTCAGCCACCTCAAGGACGCCACCGACGTCGCCGCGACCACCGTCAAGACCGTGCTCCACGTCACACCCAGCACCGACTTCGCCTGGCCGGTGGAGGGCGCCGTGGACCCGGCGATCATGAAGGTCGCCACCTCCGCCGGAGCCGACCGCGTGATCGCCCGTAGCGACAGCCTCCAGGAGACCGCGGGGCTGCCGTACACACCCTCCGCCGCCCGCCCGGTCGGCGGAGGCACCACGGCGGTGGTCTCCGACGCCCGGCTGTCCACGGCCTTCGAGGGCGACCTGACGAAGGCGGACTCGACCACCCTCGCCGTGCAGAAGTTCCTGGCGCAGAGCCTCGAGGTGAACGCGCAGACGGACAAGCAGCGCAGTATCGTCGTCGCCCCGCAGCGGATGCCCACGGCGAGCCAGGCACAGGCGATGGCGGAGGCGCTGAAGGCGCTCCAGGGCGGGAACTGGTCCCAGTCCCAGGACCTCGGCGCGGCGGCCAAGGACAAGCCCGACCCGGACGCCACCACCCGTATCCCGTGGGGGTCCGCCTACCCCTCCTCATTGCGCTCACGGGAACTGCCTCGGGCGGCCTTCGAGCAGGTCGCCCGCACCCACGACAAGCTCAACAGCTTCCAGGTGATCCTCTCCGACCAGTCCCGCGTCGTCACACCGTTCGGGCGGGCCATAAACCGTGAGATGTCCACGTCGTGGCGGGACAGGAGCGGGGAGGCCGGCAGCTTCCGGGACGGCGTGGAGCAGTGGCTCGACGAGCTGGCCGACCAGGTCAAACTCATCGACAAGTCGGAGACCAAGCTCTCCGGGCGCAGCGCCACCATCCCGGTGACCGTCCAGAACAACCTCGTCCAGCCGGTCGGCCATCTGGTCCTGCGCCTCACCTCGACCATGCCGACCCGGCTGAAGATCGGCGACAAGGCCTACTCCGAGCAGCCGGTCGACCTCTCCGGCGGGCACAGTCAGTCCGTGAAGTTCACCACCTCGGCCAACGCCAACGGCCGGGTCACGGTGATCGCCCAGCTGTACACCGAGGACGGCCAGAAGTACGGCGACGCCGTCACCTTCGACGTGAAGGTCACCGAGATCACGCCCACCGTGATGCTGGTCATCGGCGGCGGCGTGCTCCTCCTCGTCCTCGCCGGTTTCCGGATGTACACCCAGCGCAAGCGCGCTGCGGCCCGCCAGACGGAGGACGACGGCCCCGACGCGGCGGAGGAATCCGCCGAGACGCCCGGGAACCCCGACGCACCCGCAGAACGTCTCCCGGGGGAGCCGGAAGAACCGGAGGAATCAGGCTTTCCCTCCGGGGCAGACGACCCGGAGCACCCGAGTGACCCTGCGCCGGACACCGCACCGGAAAGCGCCGACCCGTCCGGGACGGGTGAGAGAGTGGACCGTTGA
- a CDS encoding CCA tRNA nucleotidyltransferase, giving the protein MPNPNEDTPSALSQAQQRAVAELLRVAPVADDLARRFQEAGFSLALVGGSVRDALLGRLGNDLDFTTDARPEDVLKIVRPWADAVWEVGIAFGTVGVQKRARVGDTDWHFQIEITTYRSEAYDRTSRKPEVSYGDSIEEDLVRRDFTVNAMAVALPEKEFIDPHDGLKDLAAQVLRTPGTPEESFSDDPLRMMRAGRFAAQLDFEVAPEVVTAMTEMAARIEIVSAERVRDELNKLILSAHPRKGLGLLVGTGLAAHVLPELPALRLERDEHHRHKDVYEHTLIVLEQAIELEQDGPDLTLRLAALLHDIGKPRTRRFEKDGRVSFHHHEVVGAKMTKKRLTALKYSNELVKDVSRLVELHLRFHGYGTGEWTDSAVRRYVRDAGPLLDRLHMLTRSDCTTRNKRKAAALSRAYDGLEERIAQLKEQEELDAIRPDLDGNQIMEILGVGPGPVVGQAYKHMLELRLENGPMEHDAAVAALKEWWAAQG; this is encoded by the coding sequence GTGCCGAACCCCAACGAAGACACTCCCTCTGCCCTGAGCCAGGCGCAGCAGCGCGCGGTCGCCGAGCTGCTGCGGGTGGCCCCCGTCGCCGACGATCTCGCCCGCCGATTCCAGGAGGCCGGGTTCTCCCTCGCCCTGGTCGGCGGATCGGTACGCGACGCGTTGCTCGGCCGGCTCGGGAACGACCTGGACTTCACGACCGACGCCCGCCCCGAGGACGTACTGAAGATCGTCCGTCCTTGGGCGGACGCCGTCTGGGAGGTCGGCATCGCCTTCGGCACCGTCGGCGTACAGAAGCGGGCCCGCGTCGGAGACACTGACTGGCACTTTCAGATCGAGATCACCACCTACCGCTCGGAGGCCTACGACCGCACCTCGCGCAAGCCCGAGGTGTCGTACGGCGACTCCATCGAGGAGGATCTGGTCCGCCGGGACTTCACGGTCAACGCGATGGCCGTGGCCCTGCCGGAGAAGGAGTTCATCGACCCGCACGACGGGCTGAAGGATCTCGCGGCCCAGGTGCTGCGGACCCCGGGTACGCCCGAGGAGTCCTTCTCGGACGATCCGCTGCGGATGATGCGGGCCGGCCGGTTCGCCGCCCAGCTGGACTTCGAGGTCGCCCCCGAGGTCGTCACCGCGATGACGGAGATGGCCGCACGCATCGAGATCGTCTCGGCCGAGCGGGTCCGGGACGAGCTGAACAAGCTGATCCTCTCCGCGCACCCGCGCAAGGGGCTGGGCCTGCTCGTCGGTACCGGGCTCGCCGCTCATGTGCTGCCGGAGCTGCCGGCGCTCCGGCTGGAGCGGGACGAGCACCACCGGCACAAGGACGTCTACGAGCACACGCTGATCGTCCTGGAGCAGGCCATCGAGCTGGAGCAAGACGGCCCCGACCTCACGCTCCGGCTGGCCGCGCTGCTGCACGACATCGGCAAGCCGCGCACCCGCCGCTTCGAGAAGGACGGCCGGGTCTCCTTCCACCACCACGAGGTGGTCGGCGCGAAGATGACCAAGAAGCGCTTGACCGCCTTGAAGTACTCCAACGAGCTGGTGAAGGACGTCTCACGGCTGGTCGAACTCCACCTGCGCTTCCATGGCTACGGCACCGGAGAGTGGACGGACTCGGCGGTGCGCCGCTACGTCCGTGACGCGGGCCCTCTGCTGGATCGCCTGCACATGCTTACCCGCTCGGACTGCACCACCCGCAACAAGCGGAAGGCGGCCGCGCTCTCCCGGGCCTACGACGGCCTGGAGGAGCGCATCGCCCAGCTCAAGGAGCAGGAGGAGCTGGACGCGATCCGCCCGGATCTCGACGGCAACCAGATCATGGAGATCCTGGGCGTCGGCCCCGGCCCCGTCGTCGGCCAGGCGTACAAGCACATGCTGGAGCTGCGCCTGGAGAACGGGCCGATGGAGCATGACGCGGCGGTGGCGGCGCTCAAGGAATGGTGGGCCGCGCAGGGCTGA
- a CDS encoding MFS transporter produces the protein MPVVRDLRALLRLRYFRRLLYVRLLSQGADGVYQVALAAYVVFSPEKQTSATAIASAMAVLLLPYSLVGPFAGVLLDRWRRRQVFVYGNLLRALLAAATAVLMVSQVPDWLFYVSALCVTAVNRFVLAGLSASLPRVVDAERLVLANSLSPTAGTLAATAGGGLAFAVRLVASGSDAAVVLLGAFLYLCASLSSLSMPRALLGPDQQPMRPPLRAALVVTARELIAAVRHLAEPRRREAAWALAAMTLMRFCYGALLVLLLMLSRYALAATPDAGLKLLGLSLAVSGAGFFAAAMVTPGAAGRLGPGWWIVVCATAATILEPALGLPFARSPLLVAAFVLGLITQGAKISTDTIVQSCVDDGFRGRVFSVYDVLFNVAFVGAAGVAALMLPPDGRSAVLVVFVALIYAGVAGSMARFERSRDGNRGDVSRETSPPR, from the coding sequence ATGCCCGTCGTCCGTGACCTGCGCGCCCTGTTGCGCCTGCGGTACTTCCGACGCCTGCTCTACGTCCGCCTCCTGTCTCAGGGCGCCGACGGCGTCTACCAGGTCGCGCTCGCCGCGTATGTCGTCTTCTCCCCGGAGAAACAGACCTCGGCCACCGCCATCGCCTCGGCCATGGCGGTCCTGCTGCTCCCCTACTCACTGGTCGGCCCGTTCGCCGGCGTCCTGCTGGACCGCTGGCGGCGCAGGCAGGTCTTCGTGTACGGCAACCTGCTGCGCGCCCTGCTGGCCGCGGCCACCGCCGTACTGATGGTCAGCCAGGTCCCGGACTGGCTCTTCTACGTCTCGGCGCTCTGTGTCACGGCCGTCAACCGTTTCGTCCTCGCCGGGCTGTCCGCCTCCCTGCCCCGCGTGGTGGACGCCGAGCGTCTGGTGCTCGCCAACTCCCTGTCACCGACCGCCGGAACGCTCGCCGCGACCGCAGGAGGCGGTCTCGCCTTCGCCGTACGGCTCGTGGCATCAGGCTCCGATGCGGCCGTGGTGCTCCTCGGCGCCTTCCTCTACCTGTGCGCGAGCCTCTCGTCCCTGAGCATGCCTCGCGCGCTGCTCGGCCCGGACCAACAGCCGATGCGGCCCCCGCTGCGGGCCGCGCTCGTCGTCACCGCGCGTGAACTGATCGCGGCCGTCCGGCACCTCGCCGAACCCCGGCGCCGGGAGGCCGCCTGGGCGCTGGCGGCGATGACACTGATGCGCTTCTGCTACGGCGCACTTCTCGTCCTGCTGCTCATGCTGAGCCGCTATGCCCTCGCCGCAACCCCCGACGCGGGGCTCAAGCTGCTCGGGTTGTCGCTGGCGGTCTCCGGCGCCGGCTTCTTCGCGGCTGCCATGGTGACACCGGGGGCGGCGGGACGGCTCGGGCCCGGCTGGTGGATCGTGGTGTGCGCCACAGCCGCCACGATCCTGGAACCCGCCCTGGGCCTGCCGTTCGCCAGGAGCCCTCTCCTGGTCGCGGCCTTCGTGCTGGGACTGATCACCCAGGGCGCCAAGATCTCCACGGACACGATCGTCCAGTCCTGCGTCGACGACGGCTTCCGGGGCCGGGTCTTCTCCGTGTACGACGTCCTCTTCAACGTCGCCTTCGTTGGCGCCGCCGGAGTGGCCGCCCTGATGCTGCCACCGGACGGCCGCTCAGCAGTGTTGGTCGTGTTCGTCGCCCTGATCTATGCCGGGGTCGCTGGATCCATGGCCCGCTTTGAAAGGAGCCGGGATGGCAACCGGGGCGATGTTTCACGTGAAACATCGCCCCCGCGCTAG
- a CDS encoding inositol-3-phosphate synthase → MGSVRVAIVGVGNCAASLVQGVEYYKDADPASKVPGLMHVQFGEYHVRDVEFVAAFDVDAKKVGLDLADAIGASENNTIKICDVPSTGVTVQRGHTLDGLGKYYRATIEESDAEPVDVVQVLRDKQVDVLVCYLPVGSEDAAKFYAQCAIDAKVAFVNALPVFIAGTKEWADKFTEAGVPIVGDDIKSQVGATITHRVMAKLFEDRGVILDRTMQLNVGGNMDFKNMLERERLESKKISKTQAVTSQIPDRDLGEKNVHIGPSDYVAWLDDRKWAYVRLEGRAFGDVPLNLEYKLEVWDSPNSAGVIIDALRAAKIAKDRGIGGPILSASSYFMKSPPVQYFDDEARENVEKFIRGEVER, encoded by the coding sequence ATGGGTTCGGTTCGCGTAGCCATCGTCGGCGTGGGCAACTGCGCGGCGTCGCTGGTGCAGGGAGTCGAGTACTACAAGGACGCCGACCCGGCGTCCAAGGTCCCCGGCCTGATGCACGTGCAGTTCGGTGAATACCACGTGCGCGACGTCGAGTTCGTCGCCGCGTTCGACGTCGACGCCAAGAAGGTCGGCCTCGACCTCGCGGACGCGATCGGCGCCTCCGAGAACAACACCATCAAGATCTGCGACGTGCCCTCCACCGGTGTCACCGTCCAGCGCGGCCACACCCTCGACGGCCTCGGCAAGTACTACCGGGCCACCATCGAGGAGTCCGACGCCGAGCCGGTCGACGTCGTCCAGGTCCTCAGGGACAAGCAGGTCGACGTCCTGGTCTGCTACCTGCCGGTCGGCTCCGAGGACGCGGCGAAGTTCTACGCCCAGTGCGCCATCGACGCCAAGGTCGCCTTCGTCAACGCCCTCCCGGTCTTCATCGCCGGCACCAAGGAGTGGGCGGACAAGTTCACCGAGGCCGGTGTGCCGATCGTCGGTGACGACATCAAGTCGCAGGTCGGCGCCACCATCACGCACCGCGTCATGGCGAAGCTGTTCGAGGACCGCGGTGTCATCCTCGACCGCACGATGCAGCTGAACGTCGGCGGCAACATGGACTTCAAGAACATGCTCGAGCGCGAGCGCCTGGAGTCCAAGAAGATCTCCAAGACGCAGGCCGTCACCTCCCAGATCCCCGACCGGGACCTCGGCGAGAAGAACGTCCACATCGGCCCCTCCGACTACGTGGCCTGGCTGGACGACCGCAAGTGGGCCTACGTCCGCCTCGAGGGCCGCGCCTTCGGTGACGTCCCGCTGAACCTGGAGTACAAGCTCGAGGTCTGGGACTCCCCGAACTCCGCCGGTGTCATCATCGACGCCCTGCGCGCCGCGAAGATCGCCAAGGACCGCGGCATCGGCGGCCCGATCCTGTCGGCGTCCTCGTACTTCATGAAGTCCCCGCCGGTCCAGTACTTCGACGACGAGGCCCGCGAGAACGTCGAGAAGTTCATCCGCGGCGAGGTCGAGCGCTAG
- a CDS encoding PadR family transcriptional regulator: protein MSRRSGILEFAVLGLLRESPMHGYELRKRLNTSLGVFRAFSYGTLYPCLKTLVANGWLIEEPGSTHEDAVSLAGRRAKIVYRLTAEGKEHFEQLLSQTGPDAYEDEHFAARFAFFGQTSRDVRMRVLEGRRSRLEERLEKMRASLARTRERLDDYTLELQRHGMESVEREVRWLNELIESERAGRDLRGSASGEPAQQDTTTGSTGGLPRRGDTPRTDTPDDTAP from the coding sequence ATGAGCCGACGTTCCGGCATCCTCGAGTTCGCCGTGCTCGGCCTGCTGCGCGAGTCCCCGATGCACGGCTACGAGCTGCGCAAACGACTCAACACGTCCCTGGGTGTGTTCCGGGCGTTCAGCTACGGAACCCTCTATCCCTGCCTCAAGACGCTGGTCGCCAACGGCTGGTTGATCGAGGAGCCGGGCAGCACCCACGAGGACGCCGTTTCCCTCGCCGGACGCCGAGCAAAGATCGTGTACCGATTGACGGCAGAAGGTAAGGAGCACTTCGAGCAGCTGCTCTCGCAGACCGGCCCCGACGCGTACGAGGACGAACACTTCGCCGCACGCTTCGCCTTCTTCGGGCAGACGTCGCGCGATGTGCGCATGCGCGTACTGGAGGGCCGGCGCAGCCGCCTGGAGGAGCGCCTGGAGAAGATGCGCGCCTCCCTGGCGCGTACGCGGGAACGCCTCGACGACTACACACTCGAGCTCCAGCGCCACGGGATGGAGTCCGTGGAGCGCGAAGTGCGCTGGCTGAACGAGCTCATCGAGAGCGAGCGGGCCGGGCGGGACCTGAGAGGTTCCGCGTCCGGGGAGCCCGCTCAGCAGGACACCACCACTGGATCGACGGGCGGCCTGCCCCGTCGCGGGGACACCCCCCGGACGGATACGCCCGACGACACCGCCCCGTGA
- a CDS encoding transglycosylase domain-containing protein — protein sequence MPSWKLVSGLFIGFVGSLVALVGVSYAMVTIPNENDAAKSQNNVYYWADGSQMVATGTGVNRQNVSIDQIPEAMQWAVISAENKSFYQDSGVDPMGIMRAVVNMARGGQTQGGSTITQQYVKNTYLSQQQTLTRKFKEMFISIKVGTKLDKKQILQGYLNTSYFGRGAYGIQAAAQTYYGKDAVDLKPNECAVLAALLKGPTYFDPAGNADLDPSATQAANTKRSQDRSRWILEQMHNDHHLSDADYQKAISKYPMPDGRKATRGMTGQISYLVDTAKKYVLAHSDITEAQFDQGGYQIKTTFKKDKVNELSAAVKKIQKERIDPKKRDLDKYVQFGAASVVPKDGAIVALYGGDGYENGHFTNNADTSGVPVGSTWKPFVLAAAMQYGTYKTSPEGLSPLSKYNGNDHLKVLNQDGSPVLTKDNSVFYQRNESDHKWGYITLRKAMEQSVNTPFVQLGMDVGLTHVRDVAQASGILKDSFSTLNPSFSIGTSTPSAIRMADAYSTFAASGQHTDPYSVTEVKKDGQELPGFTKPKITTAIPDDVANNVTDVLQNVIQNGTGQNAKALGRTAAGKTGTTDSNKSAWFVGYTKQLSTSVAMFRENPKDHELLSMNGTAGVPSIHGGDIPTSVWTEYMKAALKNQNDPGFPQATEIGKVQDEAGAPTPTPTPSITPSPSPSSSPSPSPSNTSPSPSPSASDTCQWSWTNNCNGNGGGNGGTGQGGTGGGPNPTPSVTDTTGTGGNTRGNGNGGIFGGQKG from the coding sequence GTGCCGTCCTGGAAGCTCGTCTCCGGGCTGTTCATCGGCTTCGTCGGCAGTCTGGTGGCGCTGGTCGGCGTCAGCTACGCGATGGTTACGATCCCCAACGAGAACGACGCGGCCAAGTCCCAGAACAACGTCTACTACTGGGCCGACGGCTCACAGATGGTGGCGACGGGCACGGGCGTCAACCGGCAGAACGTCAGCATCGACCAGATTCCCGAGGCGATGCAGTGGGCCGTGATCTCGGCCGAGAACAAGAGCTTCTACCAGGACTCGGGCGTCGACCCCATGGGCATCATGCGCGCCGTGGTCAACATGGCGCGGGGTGGCCAGACCCAGGGTGGTTCCACGATCACCCAGCAGTACGTGAAGAACACCTATCTGAGCCAGCAGCAGACCCTCACCCGTAAGTTCAAGGAGATGTTCATCTCCATCAAGGTGGGGACGAAGCTCGACAAGAAGCAGATCCTGCAGGGTTACCTGAACACCTCGTACTTCGGCCGAGGCGCGTACGGCATCCAGGCGGCAGCGCAGACCTACTACGGCAAGGACGCGGTGGACCTCAAGCCGAACGAGTGTGCGGTTCTCGCGGCGCTGCTCAAGGGCCCCACGTACTTCGACCCGGCGGGCAACGCGGACCTCGACCCTTCGGCGACGCAGGCGGCCAACACGAAGCGCTCGCAGGACCGCTCGAGGTGGATTCTCGAGCAGATGCACAACGATCACCACCTCAGCGACGCCGACTACCAGAAAGCCATCTCGAAGTACCCCATGCCCGATGGCCGCAAGGCGACCAGGGGCATGACCGGCCAGATCAGCTACCTGGTGGACACGGCGAAGAAGTACGTCCTCGCCCACTCCGACATCACGGAGGCGCAGTTCGACCAGGGCGGCTACCAGATCAAGACGACCTTCAAGAAGGACAAGGTCAACGAGCTGAGCGCGGCCGTGAAGAAGATCCAGAAGGAACGCATCGATCCGAAGAAACGCGACCTGGACAAGTACGTCCAGTTCGGTGCGGCGTCGGTGGTGCCCAAGGACGGGGCGATCGTGGCCCTCTACGGCGGTGACGGCTACGAGAACGGCCACTTCACCAACAACGCCGACACCTCAGGTGTCCCGGTCGGTTCGACGTGGAAGCCGTTCGTGCTCGCCGCCGCCATGCAGTACGGGACCTACAAGACCTCCCCGGAGGGCCTGTCCCCGCTGAGCAAGTACAACGGCAACGACCATCTCAAGGTGCTCAACCAGGATGGATCGCCGGTCCTGACGAAGGACAACTCGGTCTTCTACCAGCGCAACGAGAGCGACCACAAGTGGGGCTACATCACGCTGCGCAAGGCGATGGAGCAGTCCGTCAACACGCCGTTCGTCCAGCTCGGCATGGACGTGGGGCTGACGCACGTCCGTGACGTCGCCCAGGCGTCCGGCATCCTGAAGGACAGCTTCTCCACGCTCAACCCGTCCTTCTCCATCGGCACCTCGACCCCGAGTGCGATCCGCATGGCCGACGCGTACTCCACCTTCGCCGCGTCCGGCCAGCACACGGACCCCTATTCGGTGACCGAGGTGAAGAAGGACGGCCAGGAGCTGCCGGGCTTCACCAAGCCGAAGATCACCACGGCGATTCCGGACGACGTGGCGAACAACGTCACGGACGTTCTCCAGAACGTCATCCAGAACGGTACGGGTCAGAACGCCAAGGCCTTGGGCCGTACGGCGGCGGGCAAGACCGGTACCACCGACAGCAACAAGTCGGCCTGGTTCGTCGGCTACACCAAGCAGCTGTCCACCTCGGTGGCGATGTTCCGTGAGAACCCGAAGGACCACGAGCTGCTGTCCATGAACGGCACGGCCGGTGTCCCCTCGATCCACGGTGGCGACATCCCGACCTCGGTGTGGACCGAATACATGAAGGCCGCGCTGAAGAACCAGAACGATCCCGGCTTCCCGCAGGCCACCGAGATCGGCAAGGTCCAGGACGAGGCGGGTGCCCCGACCCCGACCCCGACTCCCAGCATCACGCCGAGCCCGTCGCCGAGCAGCTCGCCGAGCCCGTCGCCCAGCAACACATCCCCGTCTCCGTCCCCGTCGGCGAGCGACACCTGCCAGTGGAGTTGGACCAACAACTGCAATGGCAACGGTGGCGGCAACGGCGGCACGGGCCAGGGTGGTACCGGTGGAGGCCCGAATCCGACGCCCTCCGTCACCGATACGACGGGGACCGGTGGCAACACCAGAGGCAACGGCAATGGAGGCATCTTCGGAGGTCAGAAGGGTTAG
- a CDS encoding glycosyltransferase family 87 protein has translation MPSAEMTPASMHEPELVRPAAAEPVRPTSEDEIARAGSELIGGPLGRRALLGTSWWTPVRVVALVAIGMFALGLVQKAPCYHSSWFFGASSQYTRACYSDIPHLYQGRGFADHLVPYFDKLPDDMSGGMGYLEYPVLTGVFMEVASWLTPHSGTLQRQEQWYWFVNAGMLMVCAAVIAVCVARTHSRRPWDGLLVALSPALLLTATINWDLLAVAFTAAAMLMWSRSRPVAFGVLLGLATAAKLYPVFLLGPLLVLCWRAGKWREYAQAVGSTVIAWLVVNLPVMLFAFQGWSKFYTFSQERGVDFGSFWLIWAQNSSNPPGTGFVNTAAMVLVILSFLGIAALTFTAPRRPRFAQLAFLIVAAFILTNKVYSPQYVLWLVPLAVLARPKWRDFLIWQACEVAYFLGIWMFLAYTTSGEAHKGLPAHGYHWSIVLHLVGTLYLCAVVVRDILMPERDVVRRSGDDDPSGGVLDGAQDVFVMGAAAHPPRHAAHFEGTQVDWGRPVPPSLEDRSL, from the coding sequence ATGCCCAGTGCAGAGATGACGCCCGCGAGCATGCACGAGCCCGAGCTCGTGCGGCCCGCCGCGGCAGAACCGGTGCGGCCGACCAGTGAGGATGAGATCGCCCGGGCCGGCAGTGAGCTGATCGGTGGTCCTCTGGGGCGGCGCGCGCTGCTCGGGACCTCCTGGTGGACCCCCGTACGGGTCGTTGCGCTCGTGGCGATCGGCATGTTCGCCCTCGGCCTGGTCCAGAAGGCGCCCTGCTACCACAGCTCCTGGTTCTTCGGCGCGAGCAGTCAGTACACGCGCGCCTGCTACTCGGACATCCCGCACCTCTACCAGGGCCGCGGCTTCGCGGACCACCTCGTGCCGTACTTCGACAAGCTCCCGGACGACATGTCCGGCGGCATGGGCTACCTCGAATACCCGGTACTGACCGGTGTGTTCATGGAGGTGGCGTCCTGGCTGACCCCGCACAGCGGCACACTTCAGCGCCAGGAGCAGTGGTACTGGTTCGTCAACGCCGGAATGCTGATGGTGTGTGCGGCCGTCATCGCCGTCTGCGTGGCCCGCACCCACAGCCGGCGCCCCTGGGACGGCCTGCTGGTCGCCCTGTCGCCCGCCCTCCTGCTCACCGCGACGATCAACTGGGACCTGCTCGCGGTGGCGTTCACGGCCGCCGCGATGCTGATGTGGTCCAGGAGCCGTCCCGTCGCCTTCGGCGTCCTCCTGGGGCTCGCCACGGCAGCCAAGCTCTACCCGGTGTTCCTGCTGGGTCCGTTGCTCGTGCTGTGCTGGCGGGCCGGCAAGTGGCGGGAGTACGCCCAGGCTGTGGGCAGCACGGTGATCGCCTGGCTCGTGGTGAACCTGCCTGTGATGCTCTTCGCCTTCCAGGGCTGGTCGAAGTTCTACACGTTCAGCCAGGAACGCGGCGTCGACTTCGGCTCGTTCTGGCTGATCTGGGCGCAGAACTCCAGCAACCCGCCCGGCACCGGCTTCGTGAACACCGCGGCCATGGTGCTGGTGATCCTGTCGTTCCTCGGCATCGCCGCCCTGACGTTCACCGCCCCACGCCGGCCGCGCTTCGCCCAGCTGGCCTTCTTGATCGTGGCGGCCTTCATCCTCACCAACAAGGTCTACTCCCCGCAGTACGTGCTGTGGCTGGTGCCGCTGGCGGTCCTCGCCCGGCCCAAGTGGCGGGACTTCCTGATCTGGCAGGCGTGCGAGGTGGCGTACTTCCTGGGTATCTGGATGTTCCTCGCCTACACGACCAGCGGAGAAGCCCACAAGGGCCTTCCGGCGCACGGCTATCACTGGTCGATCGTGCTGCACCTGGTGGGCACGCTGTACCTGTGTGCCGTCGTCGTACGTGACATCCTCATGCCGGAGCGGGACGTGGTGCGCCGGTCGGGCGACGACGACCCCTCGGGCGGGGTGCTCGACGGGGCGCAGGACGTCTTCGTGATGGGCGCGGCGGCTCATCCCCCGCGGCACGCCGCCCACTTCGAGGGGACTCAGGTGGACTGGGGAAGGCCCGTTCCGCCCTCGCTCGAAGACCGTTCGCTGTGA